Part of the Paenibacillus aurantius genome, GATGGCGAACGCGTTGCTTCGCCCCGGCACCCCGACGAGCAGCCGGTAGGTCGGGCTGAGCGTATTCACGTCGAACTCCATGCTGGCGTTGATGACGCCGCTCCGCTCATAGGCGTACGCCTTCAGCTCGCTGTAGTGGGTGGTCGCCACCATGCGGCAGCCTTTGGCGTGAATATGCTCGAGAATGGCAATGGCCAGAGCCGAGCCTTCGGCCGGATCCGTCCCCGCCCCCACTTCATCCAGAAGGACCAGGCTCTTCGGCGTCATGTTCCGGAGAATGCGGATGATGTTTGTCATATGGCTCGAGAAGGTACTGAGGTTCTGCTCGATGCTCTGCTCGTCGCCGATGTCCGCGTAGATGGAATCAAACACGCAAAGCTGGCTGCCTTCCTCAGCCGGCACGAACAAGCCGGACATCGCCATCAGGCTGAGCAGCCCGATGGTTTTGAGCGAAACCGTTTTTCCTCCGGTGTTCGGTCCGGTCACGATGATGCTGCTGAATGAGTTGCCGAGCTCCACGTCAAGGGGAACCACTTTGTCCCGGGGAATGAGGGGATGACGCCCCTTCTTCAGCTTGAGGAACCCGCGGTCGTTCATCATCGGCAGGGTTCCCTTCCATTCCCGGGCGAGCCCCGCCTTGGCAAAGGCAAAATCCAGTTCGCCCAGAATATCCAGGTCGCTCAGAAGGAAATCCGCGATTTCCGCCACCAGCGCCGTTAATTCCCGAAGAATTTTCTCGATCTCCGTTTCTTCCTTCAGCTTCAGCTCCCGGAGCCGGTTGTTCATCTGCACGATCACCTCCGGCTCGATGAAGAGCGTGGCCCCGGAGGTGGATTGGTCGTGGATCATCCCGCCGAAGTGCGACCGGTACTCCTGCTTAACCGGGATGACATACCGGTCGTTGCGGATCGTAATCAGGTTATCCTGGAGCATCTTCTGAGTGGAAGGATTGCGGATCATCTGCTCGAGCCGTTCCCTCACGCGCGCTTCACCGGTTCTCAATTCCTGGCGGATCCGCCCCAGCTCCGGACTCGCCTGGTCCACGACCATGCCGTTATCGTCGATGCAGGCTTTGATTCTTTCCTCGGTCTGGCGTTCCTCGTTCAATCCCTCGGCCAGAGCGGCCAGCAGCGGAATCGGCTCATCCTCGTGTAGGACGAGAAGAAAGCGCTTCAGCCTTCGGGCCCCGTACATCGTGTTGGCGATGTCCAGAAGCTCCGCCGGATTCAGCATCCCCCCGATTTTGGAGCGTCGGAGCCCCGGTTCCACATCGCGGATTCCTCCGAAGGGAGCCCCTCCCTTCAGCCGGTCGACCTTAAAGGCTTCATCCGTAGCCTGAAGCCTCCGCTTGACTTCCTCGAGGTCGCTATGAGGCTGGAGAGCGGCCGCTCTCCTTTTGCCAAGGGAGGTTTCGGCCAAGCCTTCCAATGTATTTAAAATTTTCGTGAATTCCAAAGTTTTCAACAGTTTCGCGTCCAACGTTCCAACCTTCTCCCAGCTTTAGTCCGCCTTCGTTCATTCCTGATGAAAGCGGCACCCGGCAATCTTCTCCAGGTTACGACAAGCCCTGTCCAGCCGAATCGGTCAAAGCCTCCTCGGTCCTGCAGACCGGGGGCGTGTATAGGGCAGGCTACCTCTATTATAGCTAACCCCTGCAGGATACGCTATTCGGCGAGTTGGGTTATACCTAAAAATTCCACCTCCCCTTCCCTCATATAACTTTGACCGAGGGGCAACCTAATTCGTACTGGCGTGGCCAAAATACCGTTTAGGAGGATCAAACGTGCACATTCTGGGTCATATCGTCCGCTTTATCGTTTCCGCCCTGGTGCTTCTGGTTACCGGATGGCTCGTACCGGGCTTTAGAGTGGGAGGCTTCGGCAGCGCCCTTCTTCTCGCCCTTGTCATTGCGGTGCTCGGCTGGATCCTGGAAGGCATTTTCGGAAGAAGGATCACTCCTTTCGGCCGTGGAATTATCGGCTTTCTCTCCAGTGCTTTTATTATCTGGCTGTCCCAGTTCATTGTAGGCGGAGTCCGCGCCACGCTGATCGGGGCCATTCTGGCCGCTCTCGTTATCGGAATCATTGACCTTTTCATCCCGGTATCGGGAATAGGACGGCGGAACGGGGAAGGCGAAGAGCACGCCCGCACTTAAGAAAGCTCATGCTGCCGCAACCGAAAATCAGGCTTGACACGGCCCTTAAAAAGGCAGGTGTCCTGACGACCGCAGGCGTCTATGATCATCCTCACACCCCCGGTGCTTTTTCAGCAGCGGGGATGCTTTTTTCTCCGAGAATAGGTCCAAAATCCTTCACCGGATTGTCACCACACGGCACGCCCTTTTTCCCTTAGAATGGTAATCAAAGAGGTCCGCAGACGGCCGAAGCATCATGATAGTTACCGCCGTCGGAAACGGAACCATTAACCAGCTGGAGGGAAAAAGGTATGCGTAAAGTGGGATTGGCCATGGCCGCGATCATGCTTATGCTCGCATTGGCGGCATGCGGCAAGGAAGAGCCGAAAGCGGTGGATACGGCGGCAAGCGCCAACGCGCGGGAGATCAAAATCACCGCTCAAAATTTCGATTTTGACCAGAAGGAAATCCGCATCAAGAAGGGCGAAACGGTTAAATTCACCCTGGAGAACAAGGAAGGGATGCACGGCATGGAGGCCAAGGAGCTCGGCCTGAACGTGAAGGGCGGATCGAGTCAAACCATTACCGCCGACAAAACGGGAACGTTCAACCTGAAGTGCTCCATCATATGCGGAGCCGGCCATGGGAACATGGTCTCAAAAATTATCGTGGAATAAGACCACGGGGATTGATTAGCCTTCCGGCTTTTCCGGAGGGCTTTTGTCTTTGGGGGCTATTATAAGGATTTCTTGGAAGGACCTTCAAATAGTGTTATGGGCCGGCGGGTTCCGCTGCTTCCCTGGATTTGGTATGCTGAAGATAATCTTAGCAAGGGGGTAGGAATGATGGGTCTTTTCGATAAAGTGGTATTGATCAGCGGAGCGGGAAGCGGGCTTGGGGAAGCGGCGGCGGTAACCCTGGCGGCCAAAGGAGCGGTTGTCCTGCTGTGCGGACGAAGAAAAGACCGGCTGGAGGCGGTCCGGGACCGGATCGAAAAGCAAGGCGGACGAGCGCATGTACTTGCCGCAGACGTCTCCTCGGAAGCCGAGGTGACCCGGCTGTTCCGGGAAGCCGAGCGGCTCTGCGGACGGGTGGATGTCCTGATCAATAACGCCGCCGTCTTCCGGCCCGGCTCGGTCGCGGAAACGACACTCGAGGACTGGAACGAGCAGCTCTTCACGAACCTGACGGGTGCTTTCCTGATGACCCGGGCCTGCCTGCCCCTCATGCGTAACCAAGGCTACGGACGAATCATCAACGTCACCTCGGGAATGGCCCAGAACGGAGCCGGGGGCTTTGCGGCCTACAGCGCCAGCAAGGCCGGCTTGGAGTCCTTGACCCGGACAACGGCCGACGAGGAAAGCGGCTCCAACATCCTGGTTAATCTGTTTAATCCCGGCACCATCAAGACGGAAATGCACGCCACCGGCCGGGACCCCTATTCCGTTGTCGGAGAATTTGCCAGTCTTGCCGACCTGCCGGATCGCAGCTTCACCGGCCGGCTGGTGGACGCCGCCGTAAGGATCCCCTAAAAGGGATGCGAATGCTCTAACGAATAAGGCACCAGCCGACTTGAGGGCTTTTCGCGGAATCCAAAAAACGCCCCTTCTCCCGACATGGCACCAGATGCCTATCGAGAGAGGGGGCGTTTGGCTTGCAGACGATCTTTCGCATTGCAGTTCGGTCAAGGGTTCCTTCCCGGCCAGATGGGAAGGGTATCCAGCAGGCCCGGCAGGCTCTCCATCACGAACGTGGCCAAGCGGGAGCGGGTCATGGCCTGCTGGATCGGGTCCGAGGGCACGACCGACAAGACGTGCACCAGCACCCAGAACAGCAGGGCGGCTTCCAGAAAGGAAAGCGCGGCGCCTCCCCAGCGGTTTAAGCTGTTCAAACCCGGCACCTGAGCTATCACGTTCAGGACGTGGCC contains:
- a CDS encoding cupredoxin domain-containing protein, which translates into the protein MRKVGLAMAAIMLMLALAACGKEEPKAVDTAASANAREIKITAQNFDFDQKEIRIKKGETVKFTLENKEGMHGMEAKELGLNVKGGSSQTITADKTGTFNLKCSIICGAGHGNMVSKIIVE
- a CDS encoding phage holin family protein — encoded protein: MHILGHIVRFIVSALVLLVTGWLVPGFRVGGFGSALLLALVIAVLGWILEGIFGRRITPFGRGIIGFLSSAFIIWLSQFIVGGVRATLIGAILAALVIGIIDLFIPVSGIGRRNGEGEEHART
- a CDS encoding SDR family NAD(P)-dependent oxidoreductase; this translates as MGLFDKVVLISGAGSGLGEAAAVTLAAKGAVVLLCGRRKDRLEAVRDRIEKQGGRAHVLAADVSSEAEVTRLFREAERLCGRVDVLINNAAVFRPGSVAETTLEDWNEQLFTNLTGAFLMTRACLPLMRNQGYGRIINVTSGMAQNGAGGFAAYSASKAGLESLTRTTADEESGSNILVNLFNPGTIKTEMHATGRDPYSVVGEFASLADLPDRSFTGRLVDAAVRIP
- a CDS encoding endonuclease MutS2, which translates into the protein MDAKLLKTLEFTKILNTLEGLAETSLGKRRAAALQPHSDLEEVKRRLQATDEAFKVDRLKGGAPFGGIRDVEPGLRRSKIGGMLNPAELLDIANTMYGARRLKRFLLVLHEDEPIPLLAALAEGLNEERQTEERIKACIDDNGMVVDQASPELGRIRQELRTGEARVRERLEQMIRNPSTQKMLQDNLITIRNDRYVIPVKQEYRSHFGGMIHDQSTSGATLFIEPEVIVQMNNRLRELKLKEETEIEKILRELTALVAEIADFLLSDLDILGELDFAFAKAGLAREWKGTLPMMNDRGFLKLKKGRHPLIPRDKVVPLDVELGNSFSSIIVTGPNTGGKTVSLKTIGLLSLMAMSGLFVPAEEGSQLCVFDSIYADIGDEQSIEQNLSTFSSHMTNIIRILRNMTPKSLVLLDEVGAGTDPAEGSALAIAILEHIHAKGCRMVATTHYSELKAYAYERSGVINASMEFDVNTLSPTYRLLVGVPGRSNAFAIAERLGLAKPIIEHARGQVTEEDQRVETMIATLEENRLTAEAERQSAEQLHREVEALKRQLDDQQRRFEEQRGRLLAKAEQEAADAVAKARREADAIVADLRRMALEERSSIKEHQLIDAKRRLDEAAPKLRKPGTGASRQLPPKKERAIRAGDEVRVGSLGQKGHVVDLAGTEATVQLGILKMKVPVSDLELLKSAPENQKPQQQVVTGVKRSRDENARTELDLRGSNIEEAIIEIDRFLDESFLANFSQVYLIHGKGTGALRTGVQDFLRRHKHVKSYRIGNYGEGGTGVTVVELK